From one Brachypodium distachyon strain Bd21 chromosome 4, Brachypodium_distachyon_v3.0, whole genome shotgun sequence genomic stretch:
- the LOC104584481 gene encoding uncharacterized protein LOC104584481 gives MAPLHPPAAFDRHYGLPPWDPALTSSNPSFHQGFLKAAYDGDLLDVRKGAKVVPWWAGAWKGAASPRGWAPSGTGSASVCSTPPRSSFSPSAASLLRTSGSTDAAVRCPYASKTLSFSALTHRHARLPWLPNTSDLRDRPSERGHDGAFTFLSKALNF, from the exons atggcgccgctcCACCCACCGGCCGCCTTCGACCGCCACTACGGCCTCCCTCCCTGGGACCCCGCCCTCACCTCCTCTAACCCTTCCTTCCACCAGGGCTTCCTCAAGGCCGCCTACGACGGCGACCTCCTCGACGTCAGGA AGGGGGCGAAGGTGGTGCCGTGGTGGGCTGGGGCTTGGAAGGGCGCCGCCTCGCCGAGAGGCTGGGCGCCGTCAGGGACGGGTTCGGCATCGGTCTGCTCCACTCCGCCGCGCTCGAGCTTCTCCCCGTCTGCCGCCTCCTTGTTGAGGACCTCCGGCTCGACAGACGCCGCGGTGCGTTGTCCGTACGCCTCCAAAaccctctccttttctgctcTCACTCACAGGCACGCACGATTACCTTGGTT GCCAAACACCTCTGACCTTCGCGATCGGCCTTCAGAACGTGGCCATGATGGTGCTTTTACTTTTTTGAGCAAGGCGCTGAATTTCTGA